One genomic segment of Methanosarcinales archaeon includes these proteins:
- a CDS encoding transcription elongation factor Spt5, producing the protein MNEVEETEIFVVKTTANQERSVANLIEMMAKKENLAIRAILAPDELKGYILVEAESADVVEQAIQTLPHARSLIKGASTLKEVEHFLTPKTAVVGITEGSIVELITGPFKGEKARVKRVDETHEEITVELFEAMVPIPITVRGDNVRVLKREEQE; encoded by the coding sequence ATGAATGAAGTAGAAGAAACTGAGATATTTGTGGTAAAAACCACTGCAAATCAGGAAAGATCTGTGGCCAATCTAATAGAGATGATGGCAAAGAAAGAGAATTTGGCCATTAGAGCTATCCTTGCCCCTGATGAATTAAAAGGATATATTCTGGTGGAAGCAGAATCTGCTGATGTGGTAGAACAGGCTATTCAGACACTACCCCATGCCAGAAGTCTGATTAAAGGTGCTTCCACGCTTAAAGAAGTGGAACATTTCCTAACACCAAAAACAGCTGTGGTAGGGATCACAGAAGGAAGTATTGTTGAGCTTATTACAGGACCATTTAAAGGTGAAAAAGCCAGGGTCAAGAGAGTGGACGAGACCCATGAAGAGATCACTGTGGAACTGTTCGAGGCCATGGTACCCATACCCATCACAGTACGGGGCGATAACGTAAGGGTATTAAAACGAGAGGAACAGGAATAA